The sequence ACGCTGCAGGTAAAAGTGCAGCCCCCCGTCTCCAGCCCTCGGCGCCGCGAGAATAACTGTCAGACTGAGTTGCTCCCTGACTTCCACCTTGGGTTTGCAGGAAAGTGAGGCCTGTTCTGAGGACTGCTGCCTCGGGTGAGTGGAGGGAGGAGTCTGAGACCCTGCCGGGACTCAAGGTAAGATGTTGAGTGGGACTGAGGAGATTTCTTCCCCAGAATGGAGAAGGGCCCTCAGAATTCTCTTGTGAgtcccaggaggaggaggggctggccaGGAGTGACTTCCTCTGACTTTCGGGATATGAGGATGATGATGATATTGTTCTGAGAGGTGTGGCCCCAAGTAATCAGGCCCTGCCAGAAATCAAGTTAAGATGCTGAGCAGGGACTGGGGGAATCACACCCTGGAGAACAGTGGGGGCCCCATAGAACCCTGTCCCTGTTGTCACACTGGGTAGGCCCTAGAATAGTTGTCAGACTTTGGTGCTTTCTGATTTTGGTTTTGGGAATCTGAGGGCTGTTGTCTCAAGTTAACAGAGAGAGGTGTCTCAGTCTCTGTCAAGGTCAAAAGTCCTGACCTTTAGTGAGGATTGTGGGGACCACACACATCAGAACAACAGAGCCCCAACAGCTGTGCTCCTTTGTCACTTCTGGGAGGCCCGGGCAGGTATGGCCCCATGAGCTGCCCCTCACTTCTCTCCCCTGTCTGTCTCCTCTGTGACTTCCTGGCTGAGAGGCTCTGAAAAAAGCTGTCAGTGTGAGTTacctcctttcttctttgtaaGTCAAGTGTCTCAAGAAGATTTAAGCCTCTTTTTGAGGTGACAGTCCTTGGGTCAGTAGAGGAAGGAGTCCCAGACACTCTCGGGGATCACAGTGAGGACTCTGAACAAAGACGGAGGGGACCACCCACTGCAGAACAGAAGGGATCCCACAGAGCTTGACCCCACCTGCCCTGTTATCAGCTTTAGGAAGCCTTGGGCTAGGTTGGCTGGCTCCACCCTGAAGAGCCTTCTCGCTCCCTCCATTGCTTCCTACAGTTCAGGACAGGAGACCTGTGAGGCTCGAGTACTGCCCTAAGGAAAAGATGGATGGAAGCCACTCTTTTCAGAGCTGCCACAGTTGAGTTAACAGATGAGGCCACTTacatcctccctttctccctaGGTGGTGGTCCTCTTTTACCCAATCTCCTGCCCACATTCCTGTCTGTTGCTACCGACCAGAGTGAACATGTCTCAGGGTCAAGAGATTCCACATTGCACGCAGGAACAGCACCATGTCCTCAGTGAACCCCAGGGCCTGGAGGCTGCACAGGTCTCCAGGGCACTGGAGGAgacctctccctccttcttccatACTCTAATGCTTGCCTATTTGAATGAGGCTCTGGCTGCTGGGGCACCCAGTACTCCCCACATTCCTCAGAGTGCCTACTCATGTTACACTGTCATTACAACCATCTCATCAAGCAAATCAGATGAGGTCTCCAGCAGCCAGGAAAGGGAGACTGGGTCAGCTTCTTCCAAGTCTCTGTCAGAAACTGAGAACTTGCCCACAGACCCTCTAGATGAGAAGGTGATTTTTTTGGTGCAGTTCCTGGTGCAAAAGTATCAAATGAGAGATCTGATCACAAAGGCAGACATGACTGATGATGTTATCAGAGAGTACAAGGATGACTTCCTTGAGATCCTCAGGAGAGCCTCTGAGTGCATAGGGCTGGTCTTTGGTATTGATGTGAAGCAAGTGGATCCCACCAGCCACAGCTATGCCCTCAACAAACTAAGCCTCACCTATGATACGAGGTTCAGTGGTGACGAGGGCATGCCCAAGACCGGCCTCCTGATAATTATCCTAGGTGTGATTTTCATGAAGGGCAATCGTGCCACTGAGGAGGAGATCTGGAAAGGGTTGAATATGATGGACTTATATTCTGGGAGGAAGCATTTTATCTTTGGGGAGCCCAGGAAGCTTATCACCAAAGATTTAGTGGAAGAACAGTACCTGGAGTACTGCCAGGTACCCAATAGCAATCCTCCACGCTATGAATTCCTGTGGGGTCCAAGAGCCCATGCTGAAGCCAGCAAAATGAAATTGCTAGAGTTTTTGACCAAGATCCATGAATCTGACCCTACTTGCTTCCCATCCCAGTTTGAGGAGGCTTTGAgagatgaaggagagagagagcctgAGCTAGAGTTGCAACCAGGGCTGGCAATGCTGCCATGGCCAGGGCACTTTCCAGTGCCGTATCCAGTAGCTCCTCCCAGCCCTAGTGAGGTCTGAGACCGATTCTTCACTTTGTCATTGAAGAGAGCAGTTAACTTCCTAAGTAGCTGAGAGCTGGAGTGTGGCTGTTGAGAAACTGTATACTTTCTGTTCCTCTTCTATATAGTTAACATggaggtttattttctttttggagtgagtTAGTTTTCAAATGTTCCTTTTAATATAACATTTCATTAGCTTCAGAATCTAAGCTTATGAATGACATTGGTCATACATTTATTGCtatttatggaatttaagaa is a genomic window of Phocoena sinus isolate mPhoSin1 chromosome X, mPhoSin1.pri, whole genome shotgun sequence containing:
- the LOC116747050 gene encoding melanoma-associated antigen B16-like, with protein sequence MSQGQEIPHCTQEQHHVLSEPQGLEAAQVSRALEETSPSFFHTLMLAYLNEALAAGAPSTPHIPQSAYSCYTVITTISSSKSDEVSSSQERETGSASSKSLSETENLPTDPLDEKVIFLVQFLVQKYQMRDLITKADMTDDVIREYKDDFLEILRRASECIGLVFGIDVKQVDPTSHSYALNKLSLTYDTRFSGDEGMPKTGLLIIILGVIFMKGNRATEEEIWKGLNMMDLYSGRKHFIFGEPRKLITKDLVEEQYLEYCQVPNSNPPRYEFLWGPRAHAEASKMKLLEFLTKIHESDPTCFPSQFEEALRDEGEREPELELQPGLAMLPWPGHFPVPYPVAPPSPSEV